CCGGCGCGTGCCGTGGTTTCTGCTCTCCTGCCTGATCCACGCCTGCCTCCTGGTGCTCACCGCGCTGATCTTCGGCAGCCGCCCGGTGCCCGTGGCCGAGGTCTCGGGCCACGTGTTCGAGGTGGGCCTGCTCGCCGAGCGGCCGAGCCCGGCCGAGGTGCCCAAGCCCCGCGAACCGGAGCGGCCGCCCATCAAGGTGGAGGAGCCCCCGCCCCCGCCCTCGAAGGCGGAGCCAGAGGAGCAACCCCCGCCCGTTGCGCCTCCGCCGGCGGCGCCCGAGCCGGCCCGCCGCGACGAGCCCGCGGCCGCCCAGGCCACCCCCGTGCTCGAAGTGGCCGGCGGTCCAGCCCCCGCGCGCGATGTCTTCGCATCCAGAGGCCCCAGCGCGCGGGAGACCGCGGTCAGGCAATGGGGAGGGAGTGCCGCCTCGGAGCGCGCAGTGGACGCGGCGCTCGAATGGCTCCGCGTCCATCAGGAGCCCGATGGCAGGTGGAACGACGGCGACCCGCAGCTCAAGCTGGCCCCTGGGCTGTCGGGGCTGGCCGTGTTGGCGTTCCTGGGCAAGGGGCACACCCACACCGACGAGGGGCGATACCGCGACACGGTGGCCCACGGCCTTCGCTATCTGCTCAGCATACAGACCCCCGAGGGGCGCTTCGGCGAACCCTACCTGGTGGGCGCCGAGAAGAACAACAGGTACCTCATGTACCACCAGGGCATCGCCACCATGGCCCTGGCTGAGGCCTATGCGATGACGCGCGACCCCGCGCTACGCGAGCCCGTGCGGCGCGCCGTCGCGTTCATCCAGCGGGCGCAGCAGGACGCAGGAGGGTGGGACTACGGCGACGCGCCCACGGGCCGCAACGACACGTCGGTGACCGGCTGGCAGGTCATGGCCCTCAAGTCGGCCCACGCCGCGGGTATCGAGGTGGGGTGGGAGACGCTGTTCGGCATCATGCGCCACCTCCACCTCAACACCAGCGCCGCCGGCGAGGTGATCTACGCGAACCGCGAGCCCGGCCCGTGGCGGCGGGGGCCGGGCATGGTGGCCGTCGGCCTCTTCTCGTACCTCGCGCTGGGCTGGCCGCGGGACTGCGCCCTCGCACAGCAGCAGGCCGACCTCCTCTTGGCCAACTTGCCCGACTGGGCCGACATGAACCGAAACGACCCCCGCGACCCCGCGGATTGCCTCCACACGATGTACTACTGGTACTATGGCACGCTCGCCCTCTTCCAGATGGGCGGGCACTGGTGGACCCGATGGAACGCGCACCTGCGCGACCTGCTCATCGCCCGGCAGTGCTCCGACGGCGACAGGAAAGGAAGCTGGGACCCTCCCGACCGAGGCTTCGATGCCGCCGGAGGCCGAGTTTACACGACCGCGCTCAACGCGCTCACCCTGGAGGTCTACTATCGCTATCTCCCGTTCTACCGCGAAGGGGCCCTCGACGCCCTGGACGTGCTGGAGAAGGCGACGCGAGTGCGCAGCTCCGACGCCACCCGCCGCCGGGCGCTCCTGCTGCTCGGCTCGTTCAACACCCCGAGAGCCCAGGACCTGCTGGTGGGCGCGCTCGACGACCCCGACCCCGCCACCCGGGCGACGGCCCAACGCGTCCTGGTCGATCAGAAATGCGAACGCGTGGTGCCCGACCTGCTGCGCCAACTGGAGAGCGTGAGCGCCCTGGCCAGGATGCAGGCCGTATCGAGCCTCACGCGGTTCGGCGACAAGCGGTTTGTCCCCCACCTGATCAAGGCCCTGCGCGACCCGGAGAGAGTCGTGCGGGACCGCGCGATCCAGGGCCTGCGGAAGCTGACCGGCGAGGGCTTCGGGTTCCTCGCCGACGCCTCGGCGCAGAACCGCGAAGAGGCGGTGCAACTCTGGGAGCGTTGGTGGCGTGGCGAAGTGGCGCAACCGCCGCCCGGCGGCATCCGCGGCCGCGTGCTGGTGGTGGACGAGCAGGCCCCGAACGTGGTGGTGCTGGACGTGGGCGGCGACGCCGCGGTGCACCGGGGACAGCGCTTCGAGGTGCGGCGCGATGGCAAGGTGATCGCGGTGCTACAGGCCGAGAAGGTCGAGCCCACCCTCACCATGGCCCGCGTCCTCGAGCGACGCGGCGAGCCGCTGCGCGAGGGGGACGCCATCCAGTCGGTTGCCGAATCCCCTGTGGCGGGTGCCGGCGGCGACCAGTGAGCGCCCCAGGCCCCGGGAATAAGCCGGCCCCTGCTACTTGCCTGGTCTCCGTGGGGGAGGAGCACGAAGACCGTGGGGCGGCGAAGTCACAGGGGCCGACAGGGATTGGACCCTCACCTATACAAATGCTAGCGCCCGGCGCACGACATGTCAAGAGGAAAATCCAACTCCTCTGGGTTTGGCGCTCCTGACGTGGCCGCCATTGGGCAGC
This sequence is a window from Planctomycetota bacterium. Protein-coding genes within it:
- a CDS encoding HEAT repeat domain-containing protein encodes the protein MPNLPFRPPPGVHPTLRERRVAQRAQREEPAERAAGGLRRVPWFLLSCLIHACLLVLTALIFGSRPVPVAEVSGHVFEVGLLAERPSPAEVPKPREPERPPIKVEEPPPPPSKAEPEEQPPPVAPPPAAPEPARRDEPAAAQATPVLEVAGGPAPARDVFASRGPSARETAVRQWGGSAASERAVDAALEWLRVHQEPDGRWNDGDPQLKLAPGLSGLAVLAFLGKGHTHTDEGRYRDTVAHGLRYLLSIQTPEGRFGEPYLVGAEKNNRYLMYHQGIATMALAEAYAMTRDPALREPVRRAVAFIQRAQQDAGGWDYGDAPTGRNDTSVTGWQVMALKSAHAAGIEVGWETLFGIMRHLHLNTSAAGEVIYANREPGPWRRGPGMVAVGLFSYLALGWPRDCALAQQQADLLLANLPDWADMNRNDPRDPADCLHTMYYWYYGTLALFQMGGHWWTRWNAHLRDLLIARQCSDGDRKGSWDPPDRGFDAAGGRVYTTALNALTLEVYYRYLPFYREGALDALDVLEKATRVRSSDATRRRALLLLGSFNTPRAQDLLVGALDDPDPATRATAQRVLVDQKCERVVPDLLRQLESVSALARMQAVSSLTRFGDKRFVPHLIKALRDPERVVRDRAIQGLRKLTGEGFGFLADASAQNREEAVQLWERWWRGEVAQPPPGGIRGRVLVVDEQAPNVVVLDVGGDAAVHRGQRFEVRRDGKVIAVLQAEKVEPTLTMARVLERRGEPLREGDAIQSVAESPVAGAGGDQ